Proteins found in one Planctomycetaceae bacterium genomic segment:
- a CDS encoding ATPase, T2SS/T4P/T4SS family: protein MAKLPEHPKYDVSQLRARPIGRVLVKMGKVTRDQVHEALDVQKQKGGPLGQILVDLAYITAGDLTLALAFQAGMEYIDLKDITIPEEVVRQIPAQMANAYKVVPLEHDPASKRLVVAMATSDNFRAQDDLRTLMGFDVVAKIADIEQLNSALMKYYEVAPESIGDLINEIAGDEQLAVLEDRGESIDLTTLKEMAESSPVKNLVNMVLFEAIRNRASDIHFEPFEDEFKMRYRIDGVLYEMLPPPKSIAMAIASRIKVMSNLDIAERRVPQDGRIELVVQGAPVDLRVAVLPTSGGESVVMRVLDRSQVSLDLERVGMRDDDLRIFRQLIARPNGIVIVTGPTGSGKTTTLYSALSELNEPGVKILTSEDPVEYDIDGLVQVQINPDIGLTFARCLRSFLRQDPDVILIGEVRDLETSEIAVQSSLTGHLVFTTLHTNDAPSSIARLLDLGLEPFLVTATLEGIVAQRLVRRICPRCKEEFVPTEEMLMELGLKPENVAGRTLYRGVGCDSCRNTGYTGRVAIFEIMLLDDTIRDLILARSSTNVLREAARKRGMRTLRESGLLAIYDGLTTIEEVVAQTISEDREVE from the coding sequence GGCCAAACTGCCTGAACATCCCAAGTACGACGTCAGCCAGCTCCGGGCCCGCCCCATCGGGCGCGTGCTGGTCAAGATGGGCAAGGTCACGCGCGACCAGGTACACGAGGCGCTGGACGTCCAGAAGCAAAAGGGCGGTCCGCTGGGGCAGATCCTGGTGGACCTGGCGTACATCACCGCCGGCGACCTGACGCTGGCGCTGGCGTTCCAGGCGGGCATGGAATACATCGACCTCAAGGACATCACCATTCCCGAGGAGGTCGTCCGCCAGATTCCCGCCCAGATGGCCAACGCCTATAAAGTGGTGCCCCTCGAGCACGACCCGGCCAGCAAACGCCTCGTGGTGGCGATGGCCACCAGCGACAACTTCCGCGCCCAGGACGACCTTCGGACGCTGATGGGTTTCGACGTGGTGGCCAAAATCGCCGACATCGAGCAGCTCAACTCGGCCCTGATGAAGTATTACGAAGTGGCCCCGGAGTCCATCGGCGACCTGATCAACGAGATCGCCGGCGACGAGCAGCTGGCGGTGCTGGAAGACCGCGGCGAGAGCATCGACCTGACGACGCTGAAAGAGATGGCCGAATCCAGCCCGGTCAAGAACCTGGTCAACATGGTGCTCTTCGAGGCCATCCGCAACCGCGCCTCGGACATCCACTTCGAGCCCTTCGAAGACGAGTTCAAGATGCGCTACCGCATCGACGGGGTGCTGTACGAAATGCTCCCGCCGCCCAAGAGCATCGCCATGGCCATCGCCTCGCGCATCAAGGTCATGTCGAACCTCGACATCGCCGAGCGCCGCGTCCCCCAGGACGGGCGCATTGAGCTGGTCGTCCAGGGCGCCCCGGTGGACCTTCGCGTGGCCGTCCTGCCCACCAGCGGCGGCGAGAGCGTCGTCATGCGCGTGCTCGACCGCAGCCAGGTCTCGCTGGACCTGGAGCGCGTGGGCATGCGCGACGACGACCTGCGCATCTTCCGCCAGTTGATCGCCCGCCCCAACGGCATCGTGATCGTCACCGGACCGACCGGCTCGGGCAAGACCACCACGCTGTACTCGGCGTTGAGCGAGCTCAACGAACCGGGGGTGAAGATCCTCACCAGCGAAGACCCGGTGGAATATGATATTGACGGTCTGGTACAGGTGCAGATCAATCCGGATATCGGTCTGACGTTCGCCCGGTGCCTGCGCAGTTTTCTGCGTCAGGACCCCGACGTGATCCTCATCGGCGAGGTGCGCGACCTGGAGACTTCCGAGATCGCCGTGCAGTCGTCGCTGACGGGGCACCTGGTCTTCACGACGCTGCACACCAACGACGCCCCCTCGTCCATCGCCCGACTGCTGGACCTGGGCCTGGAACCCTTCCTGGTCACCGCGACGCTGGAGGGGATCGTGGCCCAGCGCCTCGTGCGGCGCATCTGCCCGCGCTGCAAGGAAGAGTTCGTCCCCACCGAAGAAATGCTCATGGAGCTGGGGCTCAAGCCCGAGAACGTCGCCGGGCGAACGCTCTACCGCGGCGTCGGCTGCGACAGTTGCCGCAACACCGGCTACACCGGCCGCGTGGCGATCTTCGAGATCATGCTCCTCGACGACACCATCCGCGACCTGATCCTGGCCCGTTCGAGCACCAACGTGCTGCGCGAGGCCGCCCGCAAGCGCGGCATGCGAACGCTGCGCGAGAGCGGGCTGCTGGCGATCTATGACGGACTGACGACGATTGAAGAGGT